A window of the Cytophagaceae bacterium genome harbors these coding sequences:
- a CDS encoding esterase family protein, whose product MVSNSPVKVLRNNKINSVFLKRDVIFDLILPAVLDLNQKYPVLYMNDGQDYDQLGIEEILIDFYKKTNKNLIYVGIHTNEFRLREYGTSYIPDYKGRGDLATNYMQFMISEMVPHIVKKFPAYDLPTQNTYCGFSLGGLSALDICWENPHVFSKIGVFSGSFWWRDKSYEEGYTDDQDRIMHNKIRNSEHKNGLKFWFECGTNDEKADRNNNGIIDAIEDTLDLIKELKLKGYSENDIKYVEVEGGEHNFNTWKKVFPRFLEWSQGF is encoded by the coding sequence ATGGTATCTAATTCTCCAGTAAAGGTTTTACGAAACAATAAAATCAACTCTGTTTTTTTAAAAAGAGATGTGATTTTTGACCTCATTCTCCCGGCTGTTTTGGATTTAAATCAGAAATATCCGGTATTATATATGAACGACGGTCAGGATTATGACCAATTGGGAATTGAAGAAATCCTCATTGATTTTTATAAGAAAACTAACAAAAACCTTATTTATGTAGGTATTCACACCAACGAATTTAGGTTAAGAGAATATGGTACTTCTTACATTCCGGATTACAAGGGTAGGGGTGATCTCGCAACAAATTATATGCAATTTATGATATCGGAAATGGTGCCGCATATTGTCAAAAAGTTTCCAGCTTATGATTTGCCCACACAAAATACCTATTGCGGGTTTTCATTGGGAGGCTTGTCAGCTCTGGACATTTGCTGGGAAAATCCACATGTGTTTTCTAAAATTGGCGTTTTTAGTGGTTCCTTTTGGTGGCGTGACAAAAGTTATGAAGAAGGCTATACAGATGATCAGGACCGTATCATGCATAATAAAATCAGGAATTCGGAACATAAAAACGGTTTGAAGTTTTGGTTTGAATGTGGTACAAATGACGAAAAAGCCGATAGGAATAACAACGGAATCATTGACGCCATAGAAGATACCCTTGATCTTATCAAAGAGTTAAAATTGAAAGGTTACTCAGAAAATGACATAAAATATGTGGAAGTAGAAGGTGGCGAGCATAACTTCAATACCTGGAAAAAAGTATTTCCGCGGTTTTTGGAATGGTCACAGGGTTTTTAA
- a CDS encoding esterase, with protein sequence MQERHVQFYSHILGRNLDLFVSGHWGKPILMFPTSMGNAYQNRDMGLLNSIQGYIEGGIVKTYNIGSLDSETFYGKHLSPHDRIYNYELYTRFLTDELIPEIQKENNTHRIGLAGCSFGAFHAVNLALKKPDLFDFAIGMSGSYDISTFMEGYHDQNVYFNNPVEFVSNAESWIFNHIKLVLGTSDWDICRNETLRLSQIMVKKGINHWYDEKKWATHDWPLWNMMFPEYLNSVIN encoded by the coding sequence ATGCAGGAAAGACACGTACAATTTTATTCTCATATTTTGGGACGGAACCTTGACCTGTTTGTTTCGGGGCATTGGGGCAAACCCATTTTGATGTTTCCCACTTCAATGGGAAATGCTTATCAAAATCGGGATATGGGTCTTTTGAACAGCATTCAAGGTTATATCGAAGGTGGAATAGTCAAAACTTATAATATTGGCTCACTTGACTCAGAAACTTTTTATGGGAAGCACCTTTCACCCCATGACAGGATTTATAATTATGAATTATATACCCGTTTCCTGACTGATGAGCTTATTCCGGAAATCCAAAAAGAAAATAATACGCACAGAATAGGTTTGGCCGGTTGCAGTTTCGGAGCTTTTCATGCTGTAAATCTGGCACTGAAAAAACCTGACCTATTCGATTTTGCAATTGGAATGAGCGGGTCCTACGATATTAGTACTTTTATGGAAGGGTACCATGACCAAAATGTTTATTTTAACAATCCGGTAGAATTTGTTTCAAACGCTGAAAGCTGGATTTTTAATCATATTAAATTAGTTTTAGGTACCTCGGACTGGGATATTTGCAGAAATGAAACCCTCAGATTATCTCAAATTATGGTAAAAAAAGGAATTAACCATTGGTATGATGAAAAAAAATGGGCCACACATGACTGGCCACTTTGGAATATGATGTTTCCTGAATATTTAAATAGTGTAATCAATTAA
- a CDS encoding carboxylate-amine ligase, with protein MALFTLGIEEEFQTIDPETRELKSHMSKIVEGGKVILQERIKQEMHQAVVEVGTNICENIVQAREEVSYLRKMLLDLAEKQNLHVAAGGTHPFSDWQTQLITEDDRYNKLIDEMRDVARGNLIFGLHVHVGIDDRNAAIEIMNEARYFLPHIFALSVNSPFWCGRNTGFHSYRAKIFDKFPRTGIPEHFNSATEYDDYLNLLIKTGCIDNGKKIWWDLRLHPFFPTIEFRICDVPLRVDETICLTAIMQALVAKLWKLREQNLSFRTYRKHLINENKWRAARYGIHAKLIDFGKEKEVSYRELVDELLDFIKDTAEELGSTHEVNYVYEMLENGTGADRQLRVFEQTHDLKAVVDYMVTETRFGL; from the coding sequence ATGGCTCTTTTTACACTTGGAATCGAAGAAGAATTTCAGACGATAGACCCTGAAACTCGTGAGCTGAAATCACATATGTCAAAAATCGTTGAGGGTGGCAAGGTGATATTGCAGGAGCGAATCAAGCAGGAAATGCACCAGGCGGTGGTCGAGGTGGGTACTAATATATGTGAAAATATTGTACAAGCCCGTGAAGAAGTAAGTTATCTCAGGAAAATGCTGCTGGATTTGGCTGAAAAACAAAACCTTCATGTTGCGGCCGGCGGTACACACCCTTTTTCAGATTGGCAAACTCAACTCATCACCGAGGACGACCGTTACAATAAACTCATCGATGAAATGCGTGATGTGGCCAGAGGCAACCTTATTTTTGGCCTTCATGTGCATGTAGGAATCGACGACCGTAATGCTGCCATTGAAATCATGAACGAGGCAAGGTATTTTTTACCACATATTTTTGCTCTTTCAGTAAATTCTCCTTTTTGGTGCGGTCGAAACACAGGTTTTCATAGTTATCGTGCCAAAATATTCGACAAGTTTCCGAGAACAGGTATTCCGGAACATTTCAACAGTGCCACTGAATACGACGATTACCTCAATTTGCTCATAAAAACGGGTTGTATTGACAACGGAAAGAAAATCTGGTGGGATTTGCGGCTACACCCATTTTTCCCCACTATTGAATTCAGGATTTGCGACGTCCCTTTGAGAGTAGATGAAACCATCTGTCTCACGGCCATCATGCAGGCTTTGGTGGCTAAATTATGGAAGCTTAGAGAACAAAACTTAAGTTTCAGAACCTACAGAAAACACCTGATCAACGAAAATAAGTGGCGGGCAGCAAGATACGGTATTCATGCCAAGCTTATAGATTTTGGAAAAGAAAAAGAAGTAAGCTACCGTGAATTGGTGGACGAACTCCTGGACTTTATCAAAGATACTGCTGAAGAATTGGGCTCAACACATGAAGTCAATTATGTATATGAAATGCTTGAAAATGGCACCGGTGCCGATCGGCAACTCAGAGTTTTTGAACAAACCCATGACCTGAAAGCTGTGGTAGATTACATGGTAACTGAAACCCGATTCGGTCTTTAA